TCAGCGATCTTTGAGCCCCTTTGGAGGCACTCTTCCGCTCTCTGCCGATTACCAGTGACTATGATCACGCccctgggaccaggcatcttcagcttGAGGTATACGTAACATGGTCGGGCCATGAAACGGGCATATGCAGGTCTGCCCAAAATAGCATGATAGGCACTGTGAAAATCcacaacttcaaatgtcaactttccTTTGAGGTAATTCttcgaatcaccgaaaaccacgtcaagaGTGATCTGGCCGAGTGAATCGGCTTTCTTCCCAGGGATGATGCCGTGGAATCGCATGTTGCTTTCACtgagtttggacatcggaatgcccatcccccTGACGGTCTCAGCATACAAAATATTCaagccactgccaccatccatcagtaCTTTGGTCAGTCGGGTGCCCCCAACGACCGGGTCGACCACCAATGCTTGCCTCCCGGGGGTGGCTACGTGTGCGGGGTGAccggactggtcgaatgtgatagGAGTCTTTGACCACTTCAAATATGTCGTTGTTGCCGGGGCAACCATGTTCACCTCTCTATTTATGACtgtcagtcgacttttgctctcgacgtcagcaaaaatcactaaggtggaattgacattggggaaaccatcatcctcctctttgtcttcatccttatcagattctttttctttctcactgggctggttctctcggaactgctagataaggagtcgacactgtcgagtggtatgcttgggataaatcaggttcccctcttcatccttcttggtgtGTATATGACATGgaaaatccaacacatcatttcctgcTTGATCTTTTACCTTCTTGGGGATCCAGGGCCCCTTAGGCTttcccttgaactttccttgggTCACAACTGCAGCCTCTTCAGGACCCGcgggctcggctttgcgcttctgcttctgATTGGAATTACCTCCTCCGGTGTCCTGGCCGACTAGTTTGCTATTGCCACTGcggagtcggtcttcttcttcgccgttagcgtaccgagtggctatttccatcattcgggTCAGGGTCATGTCTCCTGTCCGACCAAATTTCAGGTTAAGCTCTCTATACAGAACGCCCTCCTTGAATCCGCAAACTGCTTGGTGTTgagacacattctccactgtgtGATTCAAAGTTGTCCACCTCTGGATGTAatccctcaaagtttcattcggtttTTGTACACAATGCTATAGTTCTTCCAACCCTGCAGGTTGTTTGCATGTGCCCTCAAATgtcctgacaaacactcgggccaaCTCTTCCCAACTAAATATACTGCCTGGAGCCAACTGATTCAGGCATGCTCTGGCCGAACCCTCTAACATCAggggaagatgcttcatggctaccTCATCATTACCACCACTAATCTGTACAGCCACTCAGTAATCTtccagccaagtgtcaggcttcgaCTCACCGGTAAACTTGCTCACTCCCATTGCCAACCTGAAGTTGAGAGGAATCTTAGCAGCTCTGATAGCTCTACTGAAACACTCAGGTCCGGAGACATgaactctgctgccagtcgggcGGTCTCTGCCGAGTCCTTCCCTGTGTGCTCTGTTCATGTCGACCAGGCCTTGAACGAGGATCGACCTCGCATCAGACCCTGGCTCCCTTGGGTCGACTGGGACCCTCCGCTCATCGCTGTATGGGTATCTGTCATCATATTGCCGGGGCACATATGATCCGCTCCTCGGAGGGGGCTTAGGCACTCGATGGCGGTCACCACGGCCGAATCGATGATCATACTGCTCGTGATTCCGACCCAAATACTGCTCTTGGCGATGCCCACGTCCCTCATGCCGcaggggcgatcttgggctgtgagccgactatACTGTGTCAGCCACCACAGATCTGCTGTGGATCCTGTTGCGAGATTGAGAAACAGCTGTGTTTTGTTCTCCTGCTGCCCGGAGCAGTGCcctgatctgcatcaaacctcttccAGCCTCTGACTGGGATGGTTGGATTGACTCTACTATACAGGTTGCAGCTGTAAGATTCTAaatcggagtgcggtatacctgaggtCCAGGCGGGAACAACTGTCGTCGCCGACTGGATTCGGGAATCTGCTGCCGAGCGCGCTCGTCGAGTGAATGTTGAAGGTTCTCCAGCCGTGCGCACTCAGCCAAAGTGGCCAGGTGCGCaacctccaaggcccgggcctcggcgGTCTCCCCGACGATGGGAGTGTGGAGGGCCTCCATGTTGCGGTGGTGGAGCTCCTCCCTCTTCTGCGAAGTGAGGGCTTCGAGATGATATTCCTCATGAACACACGATGgatcgccgccgccgtcaccaCGACGGAAACCAGGCGGGCTGCATGGCGTGTCGACCATCAGGACTTCTGCCGCGGGgtcgctgctgtcgcactcggacagggtctcgacggagccagtcgactAGCCCGTAGAGAGATTCATCGGGCTTGATTGCCGCGACTTGAGGGGTGGCCGACTTACGGGCCATCGCGTGcttcacccaccgctgaagccgcgATCGACCAGATCGCTTGCGGCGACGAGCAGTGGGAAGCGAAGACGTGCATGAGCCGGCTGATAATGAGTCGACGGCTGCTGCAGAAGAAtgccgcggacgcacgcgcgaaagtgcgtcgccccgcggacggggagcgcctcgacatCGAGGGAGGCCTcctggagccaggcggagtcATCAGCGACGaaaacgagcgcgccgagacggatctcgcggccctcagccaatccaccatcagaaaccatgatgatgggaatcggaaaaaATCGCAACCTCATCggaaagtcgctaagacacctgccccaacgtgggcgccaactatcatggttctaagtctgacagtagaatagggggtacttaggaggaggcaagatcctagctacgatgaggttgtgcacgcaagatttacgagttcagacccttctcggaggaagtaacagccctacgtctcggtgcccggaggcggtcgactggattatgcgtgaagttatagggggtgcgaacccttgtgccagtggagggggtggcttatatagagtgcgccaggaccccagccagcccacgttacaaggggttcaatgtacataaaggtGGGACGTTACTAGTAACACCAGTAATAAAGTCATAAAAATGGtcattaagactacggagtgaacgcctgaccgtttCCATCttgagtgactttagatcttctgtactccgagtggTTTCTGATATGGTCGAATGGTTTTAtcctggtcgaatggaattgggttatCCGAGTGGAACTGTTGGTCGAGTGGGTTCCACTCTGTGGTGATTTCAGTCAGTAGATGTTGTTGTCCTTTGAATGTCTTTGActgtagggcagtgtccttgggaagggtgtctaggtcaggcctattaccctaccctaggtacatgtcatcgtcattagcccccaAATGGATCGGGGTCCGAGTGGAGAAGGGGTTGAAGATGATTCCGACCCGAATTTTATGCTTCAGGGGCATTTTACCGGGGTCGGGAACCATGCTAGAACTTTCGAGTCCTAtcttcagtcgccttgatccattcagAGTTTGTCGAGTGAAATTTTGTAGATATGCTTCGATTGTTAGAGCGGCACGAAATCTTGGGCGCGATTGGTTGCGCTGCCGTTCCCGGATCTCACGGGATTCGATATTTGGAGAAGCGCGCGGGACGGAGGGCACCGCAATAAACGGGCCGGATTCGGTAGGGACGCCTCGATCCTCGCACCACCTTTTTAGCCACGTACTGAGCGCGCGACTATTGCAGGATTTGACAGGATCGTTtgggcccacgcgtcagccactcggaagtgaGCCCATAAAAGGCGTTGAGGTCGATGCGATTGCATAGTGTTCCTtattccccttcttcctcctctgcttctccaccgTTCCCCTCTCCGCTCACGACGCCGCCGTTCCACCCGAGAGCAATCCTCGGCAATGGGGAAGGACAAGACAGCGGCCCTGGTGCGCGCCAAGaaggcgacgacgacggcgaagTCAAAGGGCAAGAAGACGAGTCGGGGGTCATCATCAAGGTCCGGATTGCCGCTTGGCTGGATTCAGGGGGACTGGATCCGATCTGCAATCCGGCAAGAAGATCTGGAAGATGGGAGCTTGATTGCCCCTGGATCTGGGAGGCTATCGGGGAATGAACTTGAGCCGCAGCCGTGGGAGGGTGAGTGCATCCTCCTCGCTACTCATGTCGACCGTGGCTTCTCTTTGCCTCCCCATCCTTTTTTCTGAGGTTTCTTGAATTTTTTGGAGCCCAACTTCATCATTtttctcccaacaccatcacatatcttGCCGCGTATGTATCTTTGTGCGAAAACTTCTTGGGCGgtcgaccacactggggtcttttcaagcacatcTTTACTTGTCGCTCTCAGTCAATGAAGAAGGCCAGTCTGACTGATGATAAGACCCgagtgatccagatgtgtggtgGTTTAGGGATCCAGACGAGAGGTAGGAGTGATTTCCCAGCAATGACCCTTCCTGAGTCGGTTAGGGGATGGCAGTCGAGTTGGTTTTACTGTAAGGATGTTCCGACGCCCAGTCAGTCGACCGGTCTTCCTCCCTTCACCATGGATCGAGTCCACCAACCTCCCTCGTTGCTCGAGACCCCGGAGGAGAAAGTTGAAGTGCTGATGCTAGTCGAGCGGGTAGTTCAGCTGGTCCATGACGGAGTGACTGGTATGGATTTGTTGGAGGTCTTCCTTACTCGACGCATCCAGCCTCTCCAAGCATgcgaccatccgatgtggatgtactcgggcgCGAATGACACCGCTCGGATCCATCCTGAGGAGGTTGACGAGAAGACAGTGGCGCAGTGGTTGCAGAGCATCACAAGAAACGAAGACAACCCCAGGGGGTCTAGAAGAGTGGCGCCATTCGACTCTGAACACGAACGGGATAAGGTCTGATATTTGTtaccggtggagggctggatgaacagtagccggtggagggctggatgaacagtagcccgtggaggggtggtcgaacaggaccccgtggagagggctggttgaatagtagccggtggaggagcggtggaggctggatgaacaggagcccgtggatgaacagtcgcaggtggaggctggaggaggtcgacggtgggtgaacagtagcccgtggaggctgggggaggtcgacagtggagatgaacaggagcccgtggagtcccgttttgcagtacgccacacccctcccgatgaacaggaccccgtttcgaccgtaacgctccaacacaagtccgtttcctccattttgcggtacgccacacccctcccaatcaacaggactccgtttcaaccgtaggaggtccaagagaagtccgtttcctccgctTTGCGGTacccagacccctcctgatgaacaggatcccgttttgaccgtggccagtcgaacacaaggccgtttcctccgctctgcggtatgccaggcctcgtgtcgatctgttgttccatccaagccagttggttcccgatgaacacgatgacgcagtTTTTTCATTCCGATCCAGCCGGTGGGCTGCCGATGAACATGACGCCGTTGCTGcatctccatgtacacgagccctggccgtacgtatgcgcgagtaggcgttcgagaccccgtcggtatgtacgtacgtggccgtatttactttcttgcacccagGCTGTACGttcgtgtacatgctacgtgcgctcctctactacgacacgtgcccttcctactcggccacggttcatcgctgtagcctgtagacagaccgatcgaccagtatgtatgtacacgttcgcgaccagaatgacaacgctacgtacgcttcgaccaggtgggtcctgactgtcaggcacttccttgcgtgcgaagatgtagctggtgggtcccaacagtcaggggggaatgttttcttatgaaatacggtggcccgtccgatgggtccctgctgtcaggtggaggaatcattattttccgcgtaataaggaggcacttcctagatgcggccgtggactcagctgtcagcctctccacgtacagtactcttccgatggaagtcgttccttgaccacgttgaccaggccgcgccgagacaACAGGGtagtggacgatggcgaggcctaggaaggggacgatgcggagccggggaagacacggtagtggatgcccacatggagaggagtacgagggtttactagttctgctgcggtgtgaggctatcGTCGatgtagaataacagggggtgtgggtgagtagagggatggcctggccagcgatgggagtagtaggggcggtgaggcttccgcggcagcacaaccgtccacaggaggcaggagcacacagcacgaccggcgctggtttgggaggctagagcaagaagaccagaggttgaagaaggactacggccgttggatggacatcgtacggtcactggagctagaatcgttcatattgactaagttgacaaagccctccgtctgtgtcaacttagtaggcccacaagtcagcctcccactatggtgggtcccagctagcagggcgagtattcattttttgtgcctaataaggaggcacttccttgcgtgcgaagatatagctggtgggtccgagctgtcggcgggggaacatttttttcacgaaatacagaggcccttctggtgggtcccagctatcacgtggaggaatcattattttgtgcgtaataagaaggcatttccttgtgtgcggccgtggacccagctgccagcctctccacgtacagtccacttccgatggatatcgttcgttgaccacgttgaccatgccgcgccgagagcaccagggcggtggatgacggcgaggcctaggaagggaacgacacagagccggggaagacttggcagtggttgcccacgtgatggggagtacgagggtttactggtttggcttccatcgccggaaaataacaggaggtgtgggtgagtagaggaatggcctggccagtgatggagtagggtggggcggtgcggcctgtgcggcagcacagccggccatgggaggcaggagcaggcagtcccaccagcgctggtttgggcggctggagcaagaagatcagatattgaagaagcagcacggccgttggattaacatccaacggtcactgctgttagaatcgtttgtggactaagttgacaaagcctttcgtacacgtcaacctagtagacccacaagtcggcctccaaatctgtcccaaacagcatacagcccgaaatttctagccagattcaaattaatttaaaaactaaacataccttaatttaaatccaatgaaattttacccgcacaaaaacaatgaaatttaaaatgtcaaaatccgaaagaaaaaagtatagcccattttacccgcacaaaaacaatggaactaattgcctgtttgctgtattttttcattttatagcccatttattattacttatagcccatttcttattacttatagcccattttctgggcaaaccggaatgcatccctcctcgtgtTGAAAGATTTCTGGCCCAGCAGGgcatagaaaagcaagtaggcctacgttggttattctgcaaaaacaaaatagctgggctagccattttcagaaaggaaaaaaacaaattgggttggtcatgtggtaaacatatgaaataaaaagcctgggctagacgggccacagctcccacacaacccagttgatacccttctccatcccgaaaaaacaaaattactgcgcgcgctgctgggtccctactatcatcctcaccatgtacagtcatctccttattcctctcggttattgaccatgttgacaacaccggagggcggcgccgtggcgagcgaaccaaggcgaaggacgatggtgaggcctcggacgggaacgaacaggagccggggaagatgcgcagaATTTTAGGGTGCAATGTGGCAACGATgtgtgcgcggcagcacagccagccgtgggaggcgggaggaggcggtCCCGCCAGCGCTGGTTTAGCTTTGGCGGCTgcaggaagaagagactgaagaaacacgacaaacgttgaatgtcaatccaacggtgaaggttggcacaatcgtttgttgactaagccgacaccaagtagcatacttttttatatataggaagaaaagaaaaagtgGGCTCGTTCGCATGATAACATTCCCAAAACCgcgaccgttcgatcttgcgtcgcaactaaaactgcgaggaaaatgcgtttgtctgccgtcctcctcccagggaacgttcgccacataagtgagtagcacccttggttttcaaccgagagttcttgggttcgagtcccaggaacactcaattttgtcctccttccttcctcgcaaaaaaagaaagaaaatcaaagacttgagaaggcgtacagaacaagctactgtaccagtaaagagacgttgctgagttttagaaaaaagagagtcgtgctcctgtagctggttcaaATCTAAACCTatactatgactatatatggtgctacgctactctgcaagtaatgaaactgacatatccaacgttcgcttctcctcttctctacttactctgcctagcagcagaagctctggccgcaacaaccatgtccgctagctgctcgtccacctgctcttcggCAGGCAACAActagatatgcgccaagtcgccacctgtaccatcgcctgtgggtctcatcacacccctgccggcacacgcaccgcagccggttgctcattgcaacccgctgccgttggtgtggtgccactgctacaaatcacgcagagtcatccgtcgcgtctcaaccacaatcctcaaccctggctgagtcttctacaaatgcccgaatcatggagtagtaatatgtttaagtgttgttctgctgctttcagttgcttaTTTTTttatagtttggttgatgatcttccaatttgattcgtgcagaaaaaggaagattcgtgtgatttgtatttctgggaagttgctgatgtgggggaatgcaactttgctgattatttggttagccgaggaatctgAATActagcaggttggggtgttggacaggTAACtaaaggaacgacagaagaggaagatgcggagcagaaggttaaagatgcagttcctctgatcatggccaagcaacaactactgaacggccttgacagcaatgaggagatgaaagagcttgtgaagataatgggcaaaatcgatgtgctctgtaggatgattgtctctttatttgcagtgtatgtagcactcgtgatgtactCAGtagctatgacatgagcactttgctgaaattagtaatgaatgaaacctgtttaGCAGGATGGGCGTAGTggtgtgaacatctaatgatttctattaacggaaatcggggggtatccccttttgcttataaataaataaatagcagaggcccttttggtaataaataaataaattagcagaggccctgtcgggtcaactttgttcccattcgaagaagtcgagcaaattgcagtccaacatcaaactatgtcatcaaattcaagtttcacagccaaatatgagtacaactaaacaacaatgtcatcatgttttagtcgtcatacaatcaccaaacgcaaatcaacatacataacaagtgatgttctcacagcaaaatactaaacaacacgttcatcaggtttcagttgtcatagaaaacacaatttcacatagtagataaaaaacatcttctgacaggcaaatacgacaaaagcaatctatcatcatccgcagcagcagcgtcaacatctttgccatgtgtatcagtctgaatcgtaattccccacagtgtcatcttcttcatcctcaatgtcctcgaacgttggcttcttcttgatcagctcttgtatgtccacagcacgacagacAATCTTTTCGCCAAcatcattgacgtgatggttctcaaagatattaggaacatctgtggaatcttgtacatcaggagcagtataagcatcatcttgttgtgcaacttcattaaacgaattcctctactcaaacctttgcaatactctccagtcatcgctacgtgcaaatgtgtcttccaagaaaatatccgtgttgcttgatttgccaaaataaaaggctcgttggtctagtacgccaccttgacattgatggatttgaaataatcatcagctctgggttttgcgatcctggaaaataggttataccaacgatagcacaacagaaccacacaccaatgatcctcgaaactggagatatactgcaactgaacaatgtctgttatgttaccatacatttcagttgtctctctgctgtacgtatccgtgctcatgatggcactgttttgtgtcttcccgCCTTCGTCGcatgcaagggtgttgtagcacACATCTCCAGcaatgcaagattcataatgtcttacccgagtatcaggacccattgctagtgcgtaaagggcatcatcaactgcctgcccatcctcccacatcttcttaacctatggttagaaaatagacaagctgatcatcttatgtgctcaatatattaaaaaactgagagtgcaattcaaaagcttacatggctcttgaaccattttgcaaatcctgccataaccagtttgtcaatgtttcttggattttatggcagtaactcctttttgtagatgctgcacaacatagtgatcatgtcaaacatctaaatatataagaatgtgctgtaAGTTTAGTAGATTACAATGTATAAGCTgtagtacttagcacttacttgatataaggtagtatatcaggacagttattcaacacataccaaaccattttgtccaaatctttaggtctGTC
The Aegilops tauschii subsp. strangulata cultivar AL8/78 chromosome 3, Aet v6.0, whole genome shotgun sequence genome window above contains:
- the LOC120975764 gene encoding uncharacterized protein, with the translated sequence MDGGSGLNILYAETVRGMGIPMSKLSESNMRFHGIIPGKKADSLGQITLDVVFGDSKNYLKGKLTFEVVDFHSAYHAILGRPAYARFMARPCYVYLKLKMPGPRGVIIVTGNRQRAEECLQRGSKIADEQMAVVEMQEYQKNADPSDLLRAKKPASESAFQSSSETKPVHIHPTDPNAAPTHISTTLNSK